Proteins encoded within one genomic window of Alphaproteobacteria bacterium HT1-32:
- a CDS encoding ribokinase, protein MIHVFGSINLDLVFTPPHLPAPGETVLCEKFEAFPGGKGANQAVAAARAGGDVRMIGCVGRDDFAALPLAAFTEAGVDISAVERVDAATGCATISVAPDGQNQIIVASGANRLVRAEQLHPAGLHQGDILMLQMEVDYTEIWKAVDLAAANGLRILLNNAPTGPIPESVLPKLSLLLVNEIEAMQAAQERQLPADDPLTAATALNRSYGIELIVTLGGDGAVAVTGKGGIRVAAPKVEVVDTVGAGDAFCGALAAALADNKTLPDALAFASAAGGLACRHHGAQAGLATKSKISELADSLNPASCDLPG, encoded by the coding sequence ATGATTCACGTCTTCGGGTCAATCAATCTTGATCTGGTTTTCACCCCTCCGCATCTGCCCGCACCCGGCGAAACGGTCCTCTGCGAAAAGTTCGAGGCATTTCCCGGCGGCAAGGGAGCAAATCAGGCTGTTGCTGCCGCCCGGGCGGGTGGTGATGTCAGGATGATCGGCTGTGTGGGGCGGGACGACTTCGCCGCTCTTCCTCTGGCCGCCTTCACAGAAGCCGGCGTTGATATCAGTGCCGTGGAACGGGTCGATGCCGCTACGGGCTGCGCCACCATCTCGGTCGCACCGGATGGTCAGAACCAGATTATCGTGGCCAGCGGCGCAAACCGTCTGGTCCGGGCAGAACAACTGCATCCGGCCGGTCTTCATCAGGGCGATATCCTGATGCTTCAGATGGAAGTCGACTACACGGAAATATGGAAAGCTGTTGACCTCGCCGCGGCAAATGGTCTGCGCATCCTCCTTAACAATGCGCCGACCGGACCGATCCCTGAGTCGGTTTTACCAAAACTGTCGCTGCTGCTGGTCAATGAGATCGAAGCCATGCAGGCAGCACAGGAACGCCAGTTGCCGGCAGATGACCCGCTGACAGCAGCCACCGCTCTCAATCGCTCATACGGTATCGAACTGATTGTAACGCTTGGTGGTGACGGCGCGGTTGCCGTAACCGGCAAAGGCGGCATCCGCGTCGCTGCCCCGAAGGTCGAAGTTGTCGACACAGTCGGCGCCGGAGATGCCTTTTGCGGTGCGCTGGCGGCAGCTCTGGCAGACAACAAGACGCTGCCGGATGCCCTTGCTTTCGCCAGTGCGGCAGGTGGTCTGGCCTGTCGTCACCATGGCGCACAGGCAGGTCTGGCGACAAAGTCCAAAATTTCAGAGCTGGCTGACAGTCTGAACCCCGCATCCTGCGATCTTCCGGGCTAG
- a CDS encoding NAD-dependent epimerase/dehydratase family protein codes for MISDDPLRGARIWVAGDRGMVGSALMRRLADEECETIGLSRGELDLRRQADVESWMAETRPDVVFVAAARVGGIMANDTQPADFLYDNLAIETNIINSAYRIGVRKLVFLASSCIYPKHADQPISEEALLTGPLEPTNEWYAIAKIAGVKLCQAYRKQHGCDFISAMPSNLYGPGDNFDLTSSHMAAALIRKCHDAKLAGAPSVTIWGTGKPRRELLYVDDAADALVYLSRHYSDGVCLNVGVGDDVTIAEYAQTVADVVGFQGSFDFDVTKPDGTPRKLLDVSRVSKLGWQASTSIHDGVARTYDWFLSQQAAA; via the coding sequence ATGATATCTGACGATCCGCTGCGGGGCGCCCGCATATGGGTGGCCGGCGACCGCGGTATGGTAGGCTCTGCCCTGATGCGCCGGCTGGCAGATGAAGAGTGCGAAACGATTGGTCTTTCCCGCGGTGAGCTTGATTTGCGGCGACAGGCAGATGTCGAGAGCTGGATGGCTGAGACCCGGCCGGATGTTGTCTTTGTGGCAGCAGCCCGTGTTGGCGGCATTATGGCGAACGACACGCAGCCGGCTGATTTCCTCTATGATAACCTCGCCATCGAGACGAATATCATCAACAGTGCCTATCGCATCGGGGTACGTAAGCTGGTGTTTCTGGCTTCGTCCTGCATTTACCCGAAGCATGCGGATCAGCCGATCTCTGAAGAGGCCCTGCTGACCGGACCGCTGGAGCCGACGAACGAATGGTATGCGATTGCCAAGATCGCCGGCGTCAAACTCTGTCAGGCCTATCGCAAACAGCATGGCTGTGACTTTATCTCGGCGATGCCATCCAATCTGTATGGTCCCGGTGACAACTTTGATCTGACGAGCAGCCATATGGCGGCGGCCCTGATCCGGAAATGTCATGATGCAAAGCTGGCAGGTGCGCCGTCTGTGACGATCTGGGGAACCGGAAAACCGCGCCGGGAGTTGTTGTATGTCGATGATGCAGCGGATGCGCTGGTTTATCTGTCACGGCATTATTCGGACGGTGTCTGTCTGAATGTCGGTGTTGGTGATGATGTCACAATTGCCGAATATGCTCAGACCGTCGCTGATGTCGTGGGCTTTCAAGGCAGTTTCGACTTTGATGTAACGAAGCCGGACGGAACGCCCCGCAAGCTGCTGGATGTCTCCCGGGTCAGCAAACTGGGATGGCAGGCATCAACTTCCATCCATGACGGGGTGGCACGAACCTATGACTGGTTTCTCAGCCAGCAGGCGGCAGCATGA
- a CDS encoding FkbM family methyltransferase: MSDDWVDFPIQPKHSAAQTCRIRLTRDHFSQRLMRETLERGESYEVDTSRLLLTALRPGDLFMDIGAHVGYFSLLGAVAVGPEGRVIAVEANPENAELLSGNLLENGFTHVIRHQAAAGAKPGLATFFLNSDNDGGHALWEVGRHPWNKQSRVDDQKLEVEVTTLDVLAKGMTPRAIKIDTEGAELDILRGAPELLARHPDFIVCEANRFGLKQMGGSEEELRALMKSYGYRCYYINSKAPWFVALEEGQYVQSDEIFNLLFSTDEAIGELSA; this comes from the coding sequence ATGAGTGATGACTGGGTCGATTTCCCCATTCAGCCGAAACATTCGGCGGCACAGACCTGTCGTATCAGACTGACCAGAGACCATTTCAGCCAGCGCCTCATGCGGGAGACACTGGAACGGGGTGAGAGTTACGAGGTTGATACCTCTCGGCTGCTGTTGACGGCGTTGCGCCCCGGCGATCTGTTCATGGATATCGGCGCACATGTCGGTTATTTCAGTCTTCTGGGCGCGGTGGCAGTCGGGCCGGAAGGCCGTGTAATTGCTGTTGAGGCCAATCCGGAAAATGCAGAACTGTTGTCTGGAAATTTGCTGGAGAACGGATTTACCCATGTTATTCGCCACCAGGCAGCCGCCGGCGCGAAACCGGGGCTGGCGACGTTCTTTCTGAACTCCGACAATGATGGGGGGCATGCGCTGTGGGAGGTCGGACGGCATCCCTGGAACAAGCAGTCCCGTGTTGATGATCAGAAGCTGGAGGTCGAGGTGACAACCCTTGATGTGCTGGCAAAGGGGATGACGCCACGGGCGATCAAGATCGATACTGAAGGTGCGGAACTGGATATCCTGCGCGGTGCACCCGAACTGCTGGCGCGGCATCCCGACTTCATCGTTTGTGAGGCAAATCGGTTTGGCCTGAAACAGATGGGGGGCAGCGAGGAAGAACTGCGGGCCCTGATGAAAAGTTACGGGTATCGCTGTTATTACATCAACAGCAAGGCGCCCTGGTTCGTGGCACTTGAAGAAGGCCAGTACGTGCAATCCGACGAAATTTTCAATCTGCTGTTCAGCACGGATGAGGCGATCGGAGAATTGTCGGCGTGA
- a CDS encoding tetratricopeptide repeat protein, translating into MSDLGKAVGHHQAGRLAEAEAGYREVLAAEPGQPFALNLLGVLLNTTGRAEDAVTLLRKAVQLRPSNGEFQNNLGEALRLSGDFAGALVAYDAALAALGPNPAVLGNKGAAADRSGDHRLAETCFQEARRLQPDVALHHFNMGTFLKRQGRLDEAKSAFEQAIACAPAYAAAYNNLGNVLKDLGDIRGASDCYRQAIQHNPRLAAAHDNLGSALSALGSSDEAVSHLRLAADLAPEDAKTQNNLANALKQAGDTDAAVASYREALARDPGLRDAYHNLGNALAEEGRTEAAAATFDEGYGLTGDDGLLFKRQTMLPVIPGSQAEIEQVRSGLAGNLREMAEKGLSIDNPLRQIGHTMFFLAYHDQNDCALMGQAADLLTSACPDLNYIAPHVAAGQKPGRRIRIGFVSSHFRTHTIAKLMHGVVGNLPADRFERFVFNLWPGADDWSSRMAASGDHYIKLPGDLRLARERIAAEQPDILFYPDIGMEPTTYFLGFSRLAPVQAMTWGHPETSGIAAMDLFFSGKHLETPGSEAQYRERLIGLDGLPTCYERPVLPDGLGDRSRFGFSADSHIYLCPQSLFKIHPAFDQVLASIAESDPLAEIVFIEGAHKHWTESLQARFAATSDLLAARTRFMPFLSGEDFIRLISAADVMLDPIHFSGGNTSFEGFATGTPIITMAGKFMRSRVTYAMYRQMGIDACIADSPEDYVRLAVETASVKSLREDIRSDIIAAGDRLYNQRGPVQEMADILEAEGRSR; encoded by the coding sequence GTGAGTGATCTCGGCAAGGCGGTCGGGCATCATCAGGCCGGACGGCTGGCAGAGGCGGAGGCCGGATATCGCGAGGTTCTGGCGGCGGAGCCGGGGCAGCCCTTTGCCCTGAACCTGCTGGGTGTTCTGCTGAACACGACAGGGCGGGCAGAGGATGCGGTGACGTTACTTCGCAAGGCCGTGCAGCTTCGTCCGTCGAATGGTGAATTTCAGAACAATCTGGGTGAGGCCTTGCGGCTTTCCGGTGATTTTGCTGGCGCACTGGTTGCCTATGATGCGGCGCTGGCTGCGCTGGGGCCGAACCCGGCAGTGCTGGGCAACAAGGGCGCTGCGGCTGACCGGAGCGGGGATCACAGGCTGGCAGAGACCTGCTTTCAGGAAGCCCGCCGGTTACAGCCGGATGTCGCCCTGCATCATTTCAATATGGGTACGTTCCTGAAACGACAGGGGCGACTTGATGAGGCGAAGTCGGCATTTGAACAGGCGATAGCCTGTGCGCCGGCTTATGCCGCAGCCTATAATAATCTCGGTAATGTGCTGAAGGATCTGGGGGATATTCGGGGCGCTTCCGACTGTTACCGGCAAGCCATCCAGCATAATCCCCGCCTTGCAGCGGCGCATGATAATCTGGGGTCCGCGCTGTCTGCACTGGGCTCGTCTGATGAGGCGGTCAGTCATCTTCGTCTGGCGGCTGATCTCGCACCGGAGGATGCAAAAACACAGAACAATCTTGCCAATGCGCTGAAACAGGCGGGCGATACGGATGCTGCGGTGGCCAGTTATCGAGAGGCGCTGGCGCGTGATCCGGGGTTGCGTGATGCCTATCATAATCTGGGCAACGCACTGGCCGAGGAAGGGCGGACGGAAGCTGCCGCCGCGACCTTCGATGAAGGCTATGGTCTGACGGGTGATGATGGCCTGCTGTTCAAACGTCAGACCATGCTGCCGGTGATTCCCGGCAGTCAGGCGGAGATCGAACAGGTGCGCAGCGGGCTTGCCGGAAACCTGCGGGAGATGGCGGAGAAGGGGCTGTCGATCGACAATCCGTTGCGCCAGATCGGCCATACCATGTTTTTTCTGGCGTACCATGACCAGAATGATTGTGCCCTGATGGGACAGGCGGCAGACCTGCTTACCTCTGCCTGTCCGGACCTGAACTATATTGCGCCGCATGTGGCGGCTGGTCAGAAACCGGGACGACGGATCAGGATTGGTTTTGTCTCCTCTCATTTCCGTACACATACCATCGCCAAGTTGATGCATGGGGTTGTCGGTAACCTGCCAGCAGACCGGTTTGAACGGTTCGTCTTCAATCTGTGGCCGGGGGCGGATGACTGGTCGTCGCGCATGGCGGCCTCAGGCGATCACTATATAAAGCTGCCGGGGGATTTGCGGCTGGCGCGTGAACGGATTGCCGCAGAGCAGCCGGATATCCTGTTTTATCCGGATATCGGTATGGAGCCGACCACATATTTTCTGGGATTCTCCCGTCTGGCGCCGGTTCAGGCGATGACATGGGGGCATCCGGAGACCTCCGGCATCGCGGCGATGGACCTGTTCTTCTCCGGAAAGCATCTGGAGACGCCGGGGTCGGAGGCGCAATATCGCGAGCGGCTGATCGGCCTTGATGGCCTGCCGACCTGTTATGAACGGCCGGTTCTGCCCGACGGTCTTGGCGACCGCTCCCGGTTCGGGTTTTCAGCGGACAGCCATATTTACCTCTGTCCGCAAAGCCTGTTCAAAATTCATCCGGCCTTCGATCAGGTGCTGGCATCGATTGCCGAAAGCGACCCGCTGGCTGAAATTGTCTTTATCGAAGGGGCTCACAAGCACTGGACCGAAAGTCTTCAGGCCCGGTTTGCGGCAACATCGGACCTGCTGGCTGCAAGAACGCGGTTTATGCCCTTCCTGTCAGGGGAAGATTTCATCCGGTTGATTTCAGCCGCTGACGTCATGCTCGACCCGATCCATTTCAGTGGTGGCAATACCAGCTTTGAAGGCTTTGCGACGGGGACACCGATTATCACCATGGCTGGCAAGTTCATGCGGAGCCGCGTGACCTATGCCATGTATCGTCAGATGGGGATTGATGCCTGTATTGCCGACAGTCCGGAAGATTATGTCCGTCTGGCGGTGGAGACAGCCTCGGTAAAGTCACTGCGGGAAGATATCCGTTCAGACATTATTGCGGCGGGCGACCGGCTGTATAACCAACGGGGTCCGGTACAGGAAATGGCGGATATTCTGGAGGCGGAAGGCCGTTCCCGCTGA
- the hemA gene encoding 5-aminolevulinate synthase — MNYEAHFEKELGRLRTNGDYRIFADLERPTGTYPHAVNRPDPTDDDTRQEVTVWCSNDYLGMSQHPDVIAAMTEAAESLGVGAGGTRNISGNNHRHVLLERELASLHGKASALLFTSGYVANLTALATLAERLPDCVVLSDAENHNSMIAGIRYSRAKKQVFRHNDPADLDRLLSDLPENCSKLVAFESVYSMDGDIAPIGEIIDVCERHGALSYIDEVHAVGLYGNSGAGVSEREGLADRIDVIQGTLAKGFGVVGGYIAASAALTDFVRSFGQGFIFTTSLPPAVAAAALASVRNVRANNQLRVRHQERAAQVKRQLKAAGLPVMPSDSHIVPVLVGDPKLCREASDRLMEDHGIYVQPINYPTVARGTERLRITPTPHHSDEDIEKLVSALRTVWNNLGLKAAA, encoded by the coding sequence ATGAATTACGAAGCTCATTTTGAAAAAGAACTCGGTCGCCTCAGAACCAACGGTGACTATCGGATTTTCGCTGATCTGGAACGTCCGACCGGGACTTATCCGCATGCGGTAAACCGGCCAGACCCGACAGATGATGACACCCGTCAGGAGGTCACTGTCTGGTGCTCAAACGATTATCTCGGTATGAGCCAGCATCCCGACGTTATCGCCGCCATGACCGAGGCCGCAGAAAGCCTTGGTGTTGGTGCCGGTGGAACGCGCAATATTTCCGGTAACAATCACCGCCATGTCTTGCTGGAACGCGAACTGGCAAGCCTGCATGGCAAGGCATCCGCGCTTCTGTTCACCTCCGGTTATGTGGCCAACCTCACAGCACTTGCGACACTGGCGGAACGCCTGCCGGACTGCGTTGTGCTGTCGGATGCGGAAAACCATAACTCGATGATCGCCGGCATCCGTTACAGCCGGGCAAAAAAACAGGTATTCCGGCATAACGATCCGGCAGATCTGGACCGGCTGCTATCAGACCTGCCCGAAAACTGCTCAAAGCTGGTTGCTTTCGAATCCGTCTATTCAATGGACGGAGATATCGCACCGATTGGTGAAATCATTGATGTCTGCGAGCGCCACGGCGCACTGAGCTATATCGACGAAGTCCATGCTGTCGGCCTTTACGGCAACAGCGGCGCCGGCGTATCAGAACGTGAAGGTCTGGCAGACCGTATTGATGTCATTCAGGGCACACTGGCCAAAGGCTTTGGTGTCGTCGGCGGCTATATCGCGGCATCCGCTGCGCTGACCGACTTTGTCCGGTCTTTCGGCCAGGGTTTCATCTTTACCACCTCCCTGCCCCCGGCCGTTGCGGCAGCGGCACTTGCCTCTGTCCGGAATGTACGGGCAAACAACCAGCTTCGGGTAAGGCATCAGGAACGGGCTGCCCAGGTGAAACGCCAGCTGAAAGCCGCCGGTCTGCCGGTAATGCCATCAGACAGCCATATTGTGCCTGTACTTGTCGGGGATCCGAAGCTTTGCCGGGAAGCCAGTGACCGGCTGATGGAAGATCACGGTATTTATGTGCAGCCAATCAATTACCCAACAGTTGCACGCGGGACGGAGCGCCTGCGCATTACACCGACACCCCATCACAGCGATGAGGACATCGAAAAGCTGGTCTCTGCCCTTCGCACAGTCTGGAACAATCTTGGATTGAAAGCAGCGGCCTGA
- the gmd gene encoding GDP-mannose 4,6-dehydratase: protein MSRKIALITGITGQDGAYLAELLLSKGYDVHGVKRRSSSFNTGRIDHLYQDPHESDLKFRLHYGDMTDATNLIRLIQEIQPTEIYNLAAQSHVQVSFDTPEYTAQADALGAMRLLEAIRILGMGKTVRFYQASTSELYGKVQETPQTERTPFYPRSPYGVAKLYGYWITVNYREAYGFHASNGILFNHESPIRGETFVTRKITRAVAAISLGLQDRLYLGNLDASRDWGHARDYVEGMWRMLQQDEPGDYVLATGKAYSVRDFVEAAFAHVGITIGWRGDKVDEIGFDQKTGTPLIEIDPRYYRPTEVESLLGDATKAREILGWQATTGFDELVSEMMESDLAQIRRGLTEGVDRNDI from the coding sequence ATGAGTCGTAAAATAGCGTTGATAACCGGTATCACCGGACAGGACGGTGCCTATCTGGCCGAGCTGCTTCTGTCCAAGGGCTATGATGTGCATGGGGTGAAGCGACGGTCATCGTCGTTCAATACCGGGCGCATCGACCATCTGTATCAGGACCCGCATGAAAGCGACCTGAAGTTCCGGCTGCATTACGGTGACATGACCGATGCCACCAACCTGATCCGCCTGATCCAGGAAATTCAGCCGACCGAGATTTACAACCTTGCGGCACAAAGCCATGTGCAGGTGAGTTTCGATACACCAGAATATACTGCACAGGCCGACGCGCTGGGTGCCATGCGTCTGCTGGAGGCAATCCGTATCCTCGGAATGGGGAAGACGGTGCGTTTCTATCAGGCTTCCACGTCGGAGCTTTACGGCAAGGTGCAGGAGACGCCGCAGACCGAGCGGACGCCGTTTTATCCGCGCTCACCCTATGGTGTGGCCAAGCTCTATGGCTACTGGATTACGGTGAACTATCGGGAAGCCTATGGATTTCATGCCTCCAACGGCATCCTGTTCAACCATGAAAGCCCGATCCGGGGTGAAACCTTTGTCACCCGCAAAATCACCAGAGCGGTTGCCGCGATCAGCCTCGGCCTGCAGGACAGGCTGTATCTGGGAAATCTGGATGCTTCACGCGACTGGGGGCATGCCCGCGACTATGTTGAAGGCATGTGGCGGATGCTGCAGCAGGATGAACCGGGTGATTACGTCCTGGCGACCGGCAAGGCGTACAGCGTACGCGATTTTGTCGAAGCTGCCTTCGCTCATGTCGGGATCACCATTGGCTGGCGTGGTGACAAGGTGGACGAGATCGGGTTCGATCAGAAGACGGGTACTCCGCTGATCGAAATCGATCCGCGTTATTATCGCCCGACAGAAGTCGAAAGCCTGCTGGGGGATGCGACCAAAGCCCGGGAGATACTGGGCTGGCAGGCAACTACGGGTTTTGATGAACTGGTGTCCGAAATGATGGAGAGCGATCTGGCGCAGATCCGGCGAGGCCTGACCGAAGGTGTTGACCGCAATGATATCTGA
- a CDS encoding tetratricopeptide repeat protein codes for MTATASQLANAITLLNDGHPESAETAALAILKAEPSNGAACFVAGVAAQAQGRRSTAGERYEQAIALGHEDADVWRRLGACRAHLGDFEGAREALTFAGDRAPGDARILNNLAVINIRLGFSREAVKNCRQALKTEPNYPAALNNLGIALQYEGEMAEAEALHRRAISLKPELADAWANLGVSLRAQSRYGEAIAAFRKSVALQPGNPSLYSNLLLCLHYDPSQTAETIWQEHRIFGNRFGAGLQDGEAPKSPSVQVSRNTDFGRPLRIGYISPDLRSHSVAFFLEPVLKAHDSERVDVTCYSDVAAPDGVTARLQQASAGWRDLRGLDDAAVARVVREDGIDVLIDLAGHTAGNRLAVFGQRAAPVQVTWLGYPGTTGLAEMDYRLTDAVADPVDDHHSERLVRLPAGFHCYGPPQDAPAPARQPDRPPTFGSFNNLSKVTPDVIRHWSRLTASVSGARLLLKSRSLADPKVQEQMRELAVAGGLSPARLVLVGHVPDLAAHLALYGDVDVALDPYPYAGTTTTCEALWMGVPVVTLRGDCHAGRVGASLLTTTRLEHWITDDVAGYDRVAADLISNPERLDHWREMLRPQIAASPLCDAAGFSLSLESAYHQMWRVKQGMH; via the coding sequence ATGACTGCGACGGCCAGCCAACTGGCAAACGCAATAACGCTGCTGAACGATGGTCATCCGGAATCTGCGGAAACGGCTGCACTGGCGATACTGAAGGCGGAACCGTCAAACGGGGCAGCCTGTTTCGTGGCGGGCGTTGCTGCTCAGGCGCAGGGTCGCCGGTCAACGGCGGGCGAACGCTATGAACAGGCAATCGCGCTGGGTCATGAGGATGCAGATGTCTGGCGACGTCTGGGTGCCTGCCGCGCACATCTCGGTGATTTTGAGGGCGCTCGGGAGGCGCTGACCTTTGCCGGTGACCGGGCACCGGGGGATGCCCGGATATTGAACAACCTTGCAGTCATCAATATCCGGCTCGGATTCTCCCGTGAAGCTGTGAAGAATTGCCGGCAGGCACTGAAAACTGAACCAAATTACCCGGCAGCCCTGAACAATCTTGGTATCGCGTTGCAGTATGAAGGGGAGATGGCAGAGGCAGAAGCCCTGCATCGCCGGGCCATCAGCCTGAAACCGGAACTTGCCGATGCCTGGGCCAATCTGGGGGTCTCCCTGCGGGCTCAGTCCCGGTATGGCGAGGCGATTGCGGCCTTCCGTAAATCCGTGGCCCTGCAACCCGGCAATCCCTCACTCTACAGTAATCTCCTGCTTTGCCTGCATTATGATCCGTCACAGACGGCGGAGACGATCTGGCAGGAACACCGCATTTTTGGCAACCGCTTCGGTGCAGGTCTGCAAGATGGCGAAGCACCAAAGTCTCCGTCTGTACAGGTCTCCCGCAATACGGATTTCGGGCGCCCGTTGCGGATTGGCTATATCTCGCCGGACCTGCGGTCGCATTCCGTCGCCTTTTTTCTGGAACCTGTTCTGAAAGCTCATGATTCGGAACGGGTGGATGTGACCTGCTACAGTGATGTTGCCGCACCGGACGGGGTGACCGCTCGTCTTCAGCAGGCCTCCGCGGGATGGCGCGATCTTCGCGGTCTCGACGATGCGGCGGTTGCGCGGGTGGTTCGTGAGGACGGTATTGATGTGCTGATTGATCTGGCCGGTCATACAGCCGGTAACCGGCTGGCGGTCTTCGGTCAGCGTGCTGCCCCCGTACAGGTGACATGGCTTGGCTATCCCGGCACTACCGGGCTGGCGGAAATGGATTACCGGCTGACCGATGCGGTTGCTGATCCGGTTGATGATCATCATTCGGAACGGCTGGTTCGCCTTCCGGCGGGTTTCCATTGTTATGGACCGCCACAGGATGCACCTGCGCCTGCCCGTCAACCCGACCGTCCGCCAACCTTCGGATCGTTCAACAACCTGTCGAAGGTGACGCCGGATGTCATTCGTCACTGGTCACGGCTGACCGCCTCTGTCTCCGGTGCCCGCCTGTTGCTGAAATCACGCTCACTGGCTGACCCGAAAGTACAGGAACAGATGCGGGAACTGGCGGTGGCAGGCGGATTGTCGCCCGCGCGTCTTGTCCTTGTGGGCCATGTTCCGGACCTGGCAGCGCATCTGGCTCTTTATGGTGATGTTGATGTTGCGCTTGATCCCTATCCCTATGCCGGGACCACAACAACCTGCGAGGCGCTGTGGATGGGGGTGCCGGTTGTGACCCTGCGTGGTGACTGTCATGCCGGACGTGTCGGGGCCAGCCTGCTGACGACCACCCGGCTGGAACACTGGATCACGGATGATGTCGCAGGTTATGACCGGGTTGCGGCTGATCTGATCTCAAACCCGGAGAGGCTGGATCACTGGCGTGAGATGCTGCGTCCGCAGATCGCGGCCAGTCCGCTTTGTGATGCCGCGGGATTCAGCCTGTCGCTTGAATCGGCATATCATCAGATGTGGCGGGTAAAGCAGGGAATGCATTAA
- a CDS encoding aminotransferase class III-fold pyridoxal phosphate-dependent enzyme, protein MTFIPNSPEARDVASQLHGYTNMRALEQTGPMMLTTGKGIYVTDNAGNEYLEAMSGLWCASLGFGEERLVRAATEQMQKLPYYHTFNGRTTDISMELAEKLLEVSPVEMSKAFFCNSGSEANDTAIKFIWYYNNALGRPEKKKIISRVKGYHGVTLAAASMTALPNNQRDFDLPFSMFRHTTCPHHYRFAHDGETEEQFASRCAAELEALILEEGPDTVAAMFCEPIMGAGGVIVPPATYYEKIQAVLNKYDVLLVADEVICGFGRTGEYWGTQTFNMKPDILTCAKALSGAYIPISAVLINDKIYQALADNSKKIGVLGHGYTYSGHPVGCAVAFETLKIYEETNMVGHVQSVMDHFQTQLRTVLDRPFVGEVRGKGLVGAFELVADKATKRSFDPTQGAGKVIERVTVEQGLIIRAIGDNIAFCPPLIISREQIDEMMEKLHRALDAAEPELAALV, encoded by the coding sequence ATGACTTTCATTCCAAATTCCCCCGAAGCCCGTGACGTCGCCAGCCAGCTGCATGGCTATACCAACATGCGTGCGCTTGAGCAGACCGGTCCGATGATGCTGACCACAGGCAAAGGTATCTATGTCACCGACAATGCAGGGAATGAGTATCTCGAAGCGATGAGCGGCCTTTGGTGTGCCTCCCTCGGCTTTGGTGAGGAGCGACTGGTGCGCGCCGCAACCGAGCAAATGCAGAAGCTGCCCTATTATCACACCTTCAATGGTCGCACGACGGACATCTCCATGGAGCTGGCCGAGAAACTTCTTGAGGTCTCTCCCGTCGAAATGTCGAAGGCTTTCTTCTGTAACTCCGGCTCGGAAGCCAATGATACAGCCATCAAGTTCATCTGGTATTACAACAATGCCCTTGGCCGGCCTGAGAAGAAGAAGATTATCAGCCGGGTCAAAGGCTATCACGGCGTTACACTGGCCGCCGCTTCAATGACGGCCCTGCCGAACAACCAGCGCGATTTCGACCTGCCGTTTTCAATGTTCCGGCATACCACCTGCCCGCACCATTACCGTTTTGCCCATGATGGCGAAACGGAAGAGCAGTTTGCCAGCCGCTGCGCCGCTGAACTGGAAGCCCTGATCCTCGAAGAAGGCCCGGACACGGTTGCGGCCATGTTCTGCGAACCGATCATGGGGGCCGGTGGCGTTATCGTGCCGCCCGCCACCTATTATGAAAAAATTCAGGCTGTCCTGAACAAATATGACGTGCTGCTGGTGGCCGACGAAGTGATCTGCGGGTTTGGCCGGACCGGTGAATACTGGGGCACCCAGACATTCAACATGAAGCCGGACATTCTGACCTGCGCCAAGGCTCTGTCAGGTGCCTATATTCCGATCTCTGCCGTCCTGATCAACGACAAGATCTATCAGGCGCTCGCCGACAACTCGAAGAAGATCGGCGTGCTGGGGCATGGCTACACCTATTCCGGCCATCCGGTAGGCTGCGCCGTTGCGTTCGAAACCCTCAAAATCTACGAAGAAACCAACATGGTTGGTCATGTTCAGTCCGTCATGGACCATTTCCAGACGCAGCTCCGCACGGTTCTGGATCGCCCGTTTGTCGGTGAAGTCCGTGGTAAAGGACTGGTCGGCGCTTTTGAACTGGTTGCCGACAAGGCAACGAAACGCTCCTTCGATCCGACACAGGGGGCCGGAAAGGTCATCGAACGTGTCACTGTCGAACAGGGGCTGATCATTCGTGCAATCGGCGACAACATTGCGTTTTGCCCGCCATTGATTATCTCCAGAGAGCAGATCGATGAAATGATGGAAAAACTCCATCGCGCGCTTGATGCAGCAGAGCCGGAACTGGCGGCGCTGGTCTGA